One part of the Olleya sp. YS genome encodes these proteins:
- a CDS encoding T9SS type A sorting domain-containing protein: protein MKKNQLIYYLAFIMSIMTMQAQTAFCEQFDQHATTSLMGLGCPGVPVNNVLNNWGTINTSIKYEDVGSQNGPGDVFLFMDDGSCGNGASWIYNSTDYSGDWTQMVQGDGCFCYDFKTFHIATGTLSGNSLRIYNGTDPANSTLIATFVLNVPINSSLGWVRICAPIDFSDSAGNLPSNPDGQWTINTGLASDWDTLISGVNGIAYLVDVAGGDEKFGIDNICISEVCDSTLIPDPEPTNDGAYCCEVNDGTQNTNLVQNGNFEFGDTLFSSSYTQSAATYPGEYDVVNSASNFNANITDHSYCQSATDYQYNDMFLVVNGKTQQPSGATSVIWEQNINIQPDKNYKLCANFKNMPQCTFDILPEIQIEINGILYGWEIINADPSDSCDWIELTECFVGDSDQANIKIHLKEDGNGDGNDLAIDDISVQEKLDQNLSITVQHQGNPQLITGSINTIANTDDTIVIGDECSEINNGYQYYWFVYELTTYPFNAPIDFINMAPNSWSWSSNLGGFSTQLPPATSTNPVWSLTTSFPNYYFENNKLYIIGMYVPSCCDSCYDEAWTYQLTLNGGRYDASNAYTGSVFTQEVREHLKSLFREFGQDVPLNNNEGSMYIYPNPSNDIITIHYENNIKSYEIYDTLGKRILSKVTDVKQIDVSKLQSNMYFINVETEDGKKQTLKFIKK, encoded by the coding sequence ATGAAAAAAAATCAACTAATTTATTATTTGGCATTTATAATGTCAATAATGACAATGCAAGCACAAACTGCTTTTTGTGAGCAGTTTGATCAACATGCAACAACCAGCCTAATGGGTTTAGGATGTCCAGGAGTACCAGTAAACAATGTTTTAAATAATTGGGGAACAATCAACACCTCCATAAAATATGAAGATGTTGGTAGCCAAAACGGACCAGGAGACGTGTTTTTATTTATGGATGACGGTTCCTGCGGTAATGGTGCCAGTTGGATCTACAATTCTACAGACTATTCTGGAGATTGGACACAAATGGTACAAGGAGATGGATGTTTTTGTTATGACTTTAAAACATTTCATATTGCAACAGGTACCTTAAGCGGTAATTCTTTACGAATCTACAATGGTACAGATCCCGCTAATTCTACTTTAATTGCAACTTTTGTGCTTAATGTACCTATAAACTCTAGCTTAGGTTGGGTAAGGATTTGTGCGCCAATAGACTTTAGTGATTCAGCAGGTAATTTACCTAGTAATCCTGATGGACAATGGACCATTAATACAGGCTTAGCATCTGATTGGGATACATTAATTTCTGGAGTTAATGGAATAGCTTATTTAGTAGATGTTGCTGGTGGAGATGAAAAATTTGGAATAGACAATATCTGTATAAGTGAAGTTTGCGATAGCACCTTGATTCCAGATCCAGAACCAACAAATGATGGTGCTTATTGTTGTGAAGTAAATGATGGAACCCAAAATACAAACTTGGTACAAAATGGTAATTTTGAATTTGGTGACACGTTATTTTCTAGTAGTTATACACAATCTGCTGCTACTTATCCTGGAGAGTATGATGTCGTTAACTCAGCATCTAATTTTAATGCTAACATAACAGATCATTCCTATTGCCAAAGCGCTACAGATTACCAGTATAATGATATGTTCTTGGTTGTTAATGGAAAAACCCAACAACCTAGTGGTGCAACAAGTGTTATATGGGAACAAAACATCAACATTCAACCTGATAAAAATTATAAATTGTGTGCTAATTTTAAAAATATGCCACAATGTACTTTTGATATCTTACCAGAAATTCAGATAGAAATCAATGGTATACTTTATGGTTGGGAAATTATTAACGCAGACCCATCTGACTCATGCGATTGGATTGAGTTAACAGAATGTTTTGTAGGTGATAGTGATCAGGCTAATATTAAAATTCATTTAAAAGAAGACGGTAATGGAGATGGTAACGATTTGGCTATAGATGATATTTCTGTTCAAGAAAAACTAGATCAAAACCTAAGTATTACAGTTCAACATCAAGGAAACCCTCAACTAATAACTGGATCTATTAATACCATAGCCAATACAGATGATACCATTGTAATTGGAGACGAATGTTCAGAAATAAACAACGGTTACCAATATTATTGGTTTGTGTATGAATTAACTACTTATCCATTTAATGCACCAATAGACTTTATTAATATGGCGCCAAACTCTTGGTCATGGTCAAGTAATTTAGGTGGATTTAGTACACAATTACCACCAGCAACATCAACAAATCCGGTTTGGAGTCTTACGACTAGTTTTCCAAATTACTATTTTGAAAATAATAAACTATATATTATTGGTATGTATGTTCCATCATGTTGTGACAGTTGTTATGATGAAGCTTGGACCTATCAACTAACCTTAAATGGTGGAAGGTATGATGCAAGTAACGCATATACGGGAAGTGTGTTTACTCAAGAAGTAAGAGAGCACTTAAAGTCTTTGTTTAGAGAATTTGGTCAAGATGTCCCATTGAATAATAATGAGGGTTCAATGTATATTTACCCAAACCCAAGTAATGACATCATTACAATACATTATGAAAACAACATAAAATCTTATGAGATTTATGATACATTGGGTAAAAGAATTTTATCTAAGGTTACAGATGTAAAGCAAATAGACGTTTCTAAGCTTCAAAGTAATATGTATTTTATAAATGTTGAAACGGAAGACGGAAAAAAACAAACCTTAAAATTCATAAAAAAATAA
- a CDS encoding alkane 1-monooxygenase codes for MKDLKYLAAYSIPLIACIGLYFKGVFSFLTPIYAFVIIPILELLLPVETSNLEEEEVKNKLRKTIFDWLLYLNLPLVFGLLVWSFFIVNNQTLETYEFIGLVVSVGIVLGTNGINVAHELGHRQTTNERFIGKALLLPSFYMHFYIEHNFGHHLHAATPEDPATARYNQSVYSFWLTSTIRQYISAWKIQKKLLKNNNQHFFSIKNDMLWYTLLQLLYLVIVFFVFSKTVLLFAVLAGITGFIMLETVNYIEHYGLIRHKTKSGRYERVREMHSWNSNHVVGRIVLYELTRHSDHHYKSSKKYQILDCHDESPQMPFGYPTSMVLSLCPPLWFKIMNKRVPKEMVI; via the coding sequence ATGAAAGATTTAAAATATTTAGCAGCTTATTCAATTCCACTAATAGCTTGTATAGGTTTATACTTTAAAGGGGTGTTTTCGTTTTTAACACCAATCTATGCTTTTGTTATCATCCCAATATTAGAACTATTATTACCTGTAGAAACGTCCAATTTAGAGGAAGAGGAAGTAAAAAATAAACTCCGTAAAACTATTTTTGATTGGCTACTTTATTTAAACTTACCTTTAGTCTTTGGACTGTTAGTTTGGAGCTTTTTTATAGTGAATAATCAAACTCTAGAAACTTATGAATTTATAGGTTTAGTGGTCTCTGTTGGTATTGTATTAGGTACTAACGGAATTAACGTCGCACACGAGCTTGGTCACAGACAAACCACAAACGAACGCTTTATTGGTAAAGCATTGCTCCTACCAAGTTTTTACATGCATTTTTATATCGAACATAATTTTGGGCATCATTTACACGCAGCAACACCAGAAGATCCTGCTACCGCAAGATACAATCAAAGCGTGTATTCGTTTTGGTTAACCTCAACCATTAGACAATATATTAGCGCTTGGAAAATTCAAAAAAAATTACTGAAAAATAATAATCAACATTTCTTTTCTATAAAAAATGACATGTTGTGGTATACTTTATTACAGCTGTTATATTTAGTTATTGTATTTTTTGTTTTTAGTAAAACGGTATTGTTATTTGCTGTTTTAGCTGGAATTACTGGCTTTATTATGTTAGAAACCGTCAATTACATTGAACATTACGGATTAATTAGACATAAAACCAAATCTGGGCGATATGAGCGTGTCCGAGAGATGCACTCTTGGAACTCCAACCACGTCGTTGGACGTATTGTTTTGTATGAATTAACTAGACATAGCGATCATCATTATAAATCCTCAAAAAAGTATCAAATTTTAGATTGTCATGATGAGAGTCCACAAATGCCTTTTGGCTACCCAACCTCTATGGTCTTGTCGTTGTGTCCACCTTTATGGTTTAAAATTATGAATAAACGTGTGCCTAAGGAGATGGTTATTTGA
- a CDS encoding GNAT family N-acetyltransferase yields MIDFKIYKSVNNLPKSWDSLPTNDVFLKTPFLKALEQSCPKNIHTNYVAIFRDEVLAGIAIIQRVEMYIEDVFRKTSDNALKRFGKAIIAKIVRGNALIVGNLMHTGQHGLFFNPETISQSTFLDTVFKAIDLLTIQIKKDHKKNIRIVGFKDYFETDNIHQHETLFSKNHLYKVQVQPNMMLDIPETWNTIDNYILALEKKYKRRYKTALKKAIQISKKELDLDAIDVASKQLYRLYKCVSDNAKVNSFVLHDRHFFNLKKELKNQFKLYGYYLNKELVGFYTLIVNNQTLETYFLGHQPELQHQHQLYLNMLYDMLRFGVENNFKKIVYARTAMEIKSSVGAKPHTMHIYMKHTNNFIANTALKFIVKTLNPIKQWEERHPFKS; encoded by the coding sequence TTGATAGATTTTAAAATTTATAAATCAGTAAACAACCTTCCTAAATCTTGGGATAGTTTACCGACTAATGATGTGTTTTTAAAAACGCCATTTTTAAAAGCGCTTGAACAATCGTGTCCAAAAAACATACATACCAATTATGTCGCTATTTTTAGAGATGAAGTATTGGCTGGAATTGCTATTATCCAACGTGTCGAGATGTATATTGAAGATGTCTTTAGAAAAACATCAGATAACGCTTTAAAACGCTTCGGAAAAGCAATCATTGCTAAAATAGTAAGAGGTAATGCGTTAATTGTTGGTAATTTAATGCATACAGGACAACATGGCTTGTTTTTTAATCCAGAAACTATATCACAATCCACGTTTTTAGACACTGTATTTAAAGCTATAGATTTACTTACTATTCAGATTAAAAAAGACCACAAAAAGAATATCAGAATTGTTGGATTTAAAGATTATTTTGAAACAGATAATATCCATCAGCACGAAACACTTTTCTCCAAAAACCACTTGTATAAAGTCCAAGTGCAACCTAATATGATGTTGGATATTCCCGAAACATGGAACACTATTGATAATTATATTTTAGCGTTAGAAAAGAAATATAAACGACGTTATAAAACAGCCTTAAAAAAAGCAATACAGATTTCAAAAAAAGAATTGGATTTAGATGCTATTGATGTAGCTTCAAAACAATTATACAGATTATATAAGTGCGTGTCTGATAACGCAAAAGTTAACTCGTTTGTGTTGCACGACAGACATTTTTTTAACTTAAAAAAAGAGTTAAAAAACCAATTTAAACTATATGGATATTACCTAAATAAGGAGTTGGTAGGATTTTACACGCTTATTGTGAATAATCAAACACTAGAAACTTACTTTTTAGGGCATCAACCGGAACTACAACACCAACATCAGTTGTATTTAAACATGTTATATGATATGTTAAGATTTGGTGTTGAAAATAATTTTAAAAAAATTGTGTATGCCAGAACAGCGATGGAAATAAAAAGCTCTGTTGGAGCTAAACCACACACCATGCACATTTACATGAAACACACTAATAATTTTATAGCAAATACCGCTTTAAAATTTATTGTTAAAACTTTAAATCCTATAAAACAATGGGAGGAAAGACATCCTTTTAAATCATAA
- the gltX gene encoding glutamate--tRNA ligase — protein sequence MSKPIRVRFAPSPTGPLHIGGVRTALFNYLFAKKHNGTFVLRIEDTDQNRYVEGAEQYIIDALNWCAIPFDEGPNKNETFGPYRQSERKHLYKQYADQLVASGNAYYAFDTSEELDFHRTDHESKGKTFIYNWHNRLKLSNSLSLTEEEVQSKLDAGEDYVIRFKSPQDQTLHLKDIIRGDISIDTNVLDDKVLFKSDGMPTYHLANIVDDHLMEISHVIRGEEWLPSLALHYQLYDAFGWDKPEFAHLPLILKPTGKGKLSKRDGDKLGFPVFPLEWDPEFGDIAKGYREEGYFAEAVVNFLAFLGWNPGTEQEIFSLDKLVAAFDLNRVNKAGARFDPDKIKWFNHHYMQEQSNEALAEAFQKNYSKLKDIDINYIALVVGLIKERATFVNDFWDLSHYFFVAPETYNEKASKKAFKDDTKSLMTELLSIVSNINNFEVETLQTEIKGWITKNEIGFGKVMMPLRLALVGALQGPDVFDIMFMIGKNESIKRIEKLIETI from the coding sequence ATGTCAAAACCAATCAGAGTGCGTTTTGCACCAAGTCCAACAGGACCATTACATATAGGAGGTGTGCGTACAGCACTTTTTAACTATTTATTTGCTAAAAAACATAACGGAACGTTTGTATTGCGTATTGAAGATACAGATCAAAACCGCTACGTTGAAGGTGCAGAACAGTATATTATTGATGCTTTAAATTGGTGTGCTATTCCTTTTGATGAAGGACCAAACAAGAATGAAACCTTTGGTCCTTACAGACAAAGTGAGCGTAAACATTTATATAAACAATATGCTGACCAACTAGTCGCTAGCGGAAATGCTTATTATGCATTTGACACCTCAGAAGAGCTTGATTTTCACAGAACAGATCACGAATCTAAAGGCAAAACCTTTATCTATAATTGGCATAACCGTTTAAAACTAAGCAACTCGTTATCGCTTACAGAAGAAGAGGTGCAATCTAAATTAGATGCTGGAGAGGACTATGTAATACGTTTTAAAAGTCCTCAAGATCAAACATTACATCTTAAAGATATTATTAGAGGAGACATTAGCATTGACACCAATGTTTTAGATGATAAAGTATTGTTTAAATCAGATGGAATGCCAACTTACCATTTAGCTAATATTGTCGATGACCATTTAATGGAAATCTCGCATGTTATTCGTGGTGAAGAGTGGTTGCCAAGTTTAGCACTACACTACCAACTTTATGATGCTTTTGGTTGGGATAAACCAGAATTTGCACACTTACCACTTATCTTAAAACCAACAGGAAAAGGAAAATTAAGTAAACGAGATGGTGATAAATTAGGGTTTCCTGTGTTTCCTTTAGAGTGGGATCCAGAATTTGGTGACATTGCCAAAGGATACAGAGAAGAAGGTTATTTTGCAGAAGCAGTCGTTAACTTTTTAGCCTTTTTAGGGTGGAATCCAGGAACAGAACAAGAAATATTTAGTCTAGATAAATTGGTTGCTGCTTTTGATTTAAATCGCGTTAATAAAGCTGGAGCACGTTTTGATCCAGATAAAATTAAGTGGTTTAATCATCATTATATGCAAGAGCAAAGCAATGAAGCTTTGGCAGAAGCGTTTCAAAAAAACTATTCTAAGTTAAAAGATATTGACATTAATTATATTGCTTTGGTGGTTGGATTAATTAAAGAACGTGCGACGTTTGTCAATGATTTTTGGGATTTAAGCCATTACTTTTTTGTGGCTCCGGAAACTTATAACGAAAAAGCCTCTAAAAAAGCATTTAAAGACGATACTAAGTCCTTAATGACAGAATTACTCTCCATTGTGTCAAACATCAACAATTTTGAGGTAGAGACGTTACAAACAGAGATTAAGGGTTGGATTACTAAAAATGAGATTGGTTTTGGTAAAGTAATGATGCCTTTACGTTTAGCTTTAGTTGGTGCGCTACAAGGACCAGATGTTTTTGACATCATGTTTATGATTGGTAAAAACGAAAGCATAAAGCGTATTGAAAAACTTATTGAAACGATATAA
- a CDS encoding DUF1761 domain-containing protein: protein MEGFNIYAILVAAIVPIILGFLWYNPKLFGIAWMREAEMTEDKMKGGNMAVIFGVSILLSVLLSFFTMFLVIHETGVYGMTEGQMDGETTKAFMAEWSGKYRSFKHGALHGGMAGVFFVLPIIAINALFERKSWKYIFINAGYWIVTLAIMGSIIAGWV from the coding sequence ATGGAAGGATTTAATATTTATGCCATTTTGGTGGCAGCAATTGTACCTATTATCTTAGGGTTTTTATGGTATAATCCAAAACTTTTTGGAATTGCATGGATGCGTGAAGCAGAAATGACAGAAGACAAAATGAAAGGCGGTAATATGGCTGTTATCTTTGGTGTGTCTATTTTATTATCAGTGTTATTATCATTTTTTACTATGTTTTTAGTGATACATGAAACAGGTGTTTATGGTATGACTGAAGGACAAATGGACGGAGAAACTACTAAAGCGTTTATGGCAGAATGGAGTGGAAAATATAGATCATTTAAACATGGAGCTTTACATGGTGGGATGGCAGGAGTATTTTTTGTGTTACCTATTATTGCTATAAATGCATTATTTGAGCGTAAAAGCTGGAAATACATTTTTATCAATGCAGGTTACTGGATTGTAACCTTAGCTATTATGGGAAGCATCATAGCAGGTTGGGTTTAA
- a CDS encoding SPFH domain-containing protein, with protein sequence MNNVALIPFIVLGLIILISAFFVVKQQTAAIIERFGKYHSIRQSGLHLKIPLIDKIAGRLSLKIQQLDVIIETKTLDDVFVRLKVSVQYRVISQKVYDAFYKLDYPHEQITSYVFDVVRAEVPKMKLDDVFVRKDDIAIAVKSELNDAMLDYGFDIIKTLVTDIDPDAQVKAAMNRINAADREKTAAQYEGDAARILIVEKAKAEAESKRLQGQGIADQRREIARGLEESVDVLNRVGINSQEASALIVVTQHYDTLQAIGSETNTNLILLPNSPQAGSNMLNDMVASFTASNQIGEAMKNAKKNKGE encoded by the coding sequence ATGAACAATGTTGCATTAATCCCATTTATAGTCTTAGGCTTGATTATTTTAATTTCAGCCTTTTTTGTAGTCAAACAACAAACAGCTGCTATTATAGAACGTTTTGGAAAGTACCATAGTATAAGACAGTCTGGATTACATCTAAAAATTCCTTTAATCGATAAAATTGCTGGTCGATTAAGTCTTAAAATTCAGCAATTAGATGTTATCATCGAAACCAAAACTTTGGATGATGTATTTGTGCGTCTTAAAGTATCTGTACAATATCGTGTAATTAGCCAAAAAGTGTATGATGCGTTTTATAAATTAGACTATCCACATGAGCAAATTACAAGTTACGTCTTTGATGTAGTACGTGCAGAAGTACCAAAAATGAAATTAGATGATGTCTTTGTTAGAAAAGATGACATTGCAATTGCAGTAAAATCTGAGCTTAATGACGCGATGTTAGATTACGGCTTTGATATTATTAAAACTTTAGTAACAGATATTGATCCTGATGCACAAGTAAAAGCTGCAATGAACAGAATTAATGCTGCAGACAGAGAGAAAACCGCTGCGCAATATGAAGGTGATGCTGCACGTATTTTAATTGTAGAAAAAGCAAAAGCTGAAGCTGAAAGTAAACGTTTACAAGGTCAAGGTATTGCTGATCAAAGACGAGAAATTGCTAGAGGTCTTGAAGAGTCTGTAGATGTATTAAATCGTGTAGGAATAAATAGTCAAGAAGCGTCTGCTTTAATTGTAGTAACACAACACTACGATACGTTACAAGCAATTGGTAGCGAAACCAATACTAACTTAATTTTATTACCAAATTCGCCACAAGCAGGAAGTAATATGTTAAATGATATGGTGGCTAGTTTTACAGCTAGTAACCAAATTGGTGAAGCCATGAAAAATGCTAAAAAGAATAAAGGTGAATAA